The following are from one region of the Mixophyes fleayi isolate aMixFle1 chromosome 7, aMixFle1.hap1, whole genome shotgun sequence genome:
- the LOC142097118 gene encoding LOW QUALITY PROTEIN: helicase SRCAP-like (The sequence of the model RefSeq protein was modified relative to this genomic sequence to represent the inferred CDS: inserted 1 base in 1 codon; deleted 1 base in 1 codon) yields MSLDDLMLKYSMTQPGEGHSDESGDSPLSNLETSESSDCDSSDCESEGVEFLLKQDEDGPGIAGDPPEPKKEITDIAATAESLQPKGYTLATTQVKTAVPFLLRGDLREYQHIGLEWLVTMYEKKLNGILADEMGLGKTIQTISLLAHLACDRGNWGPHLIIVPTSVILNWEMELXRWCPSFKILTYYGNQKERKLKRQGWTKANAFHVCITSYKLVLQDHQAFRRKNWRYLILDEAQNIKNFKSQRWQSLLNFNSQRRLLLTGTPLQNSLMELWSLMHFLMPHVFQSHREFKEWFSNPLTGMIEGSQEYNEGLVRRLHKVLRPFLLRRIKLDVEKQMPKKYEHVIYCRLSKRQRFLYDDFMAQAA; encoded by the exons ATGTCCTTGGATGATCTGATGCTAAAGTACTCCATGACACAGCCTGGGGAAGGCCACTCCGATGAGAGTGGAGACAGCCCACTGTCTAACCTGGAGACATCAG AGTCCTCAGATTGTGACTCATCAGACTGTGAATCGGAAGGAGTAGAGTTTCTTCTCAAGCAGGATGAAGATGGTCCTGGGATAGCAGGAGACCCCCCAGAACCTAAAAAAGAAATTACTGATATTGCAGCTACCGCAGAATCTCTGCAACCCAAGGGGTATACCTTGGCCACCACGCAG GTGAAGACAGCAGTTCCGTTTCTGCTTCGTGGGGACCTTCGTGAATACCAGCACATTGGGTTGGAGTGGTTGGTGACCATGTATGAGAAGAAGCTGAATGGTATTCTGGCTGATGAGATGGGTCTGGGGAAAACCATTCAAACCATCTCCCTCCTGGCCCATCTGGCCTGTGATCGGG GAAATTGGGGTCCTCATCTGATTATCGTTCCAACCAGTGTCATCTTGAACTGGGAGATGGAGT AACGGTGGTGCCCCAGTTTTAAAATCCTGACCTATTATGGCAACCAGAAAGAACGGAAGCTTAAAAGACAG GGCTGGACAAAAGCCAATGCGTTCCATGTGTGCATCACCTCCTACAAACTAGTTCTACAAGATCACCAGGCCTTCCGCAGAAAGAACTGGAGATATCTCATCCTCGATGAGGCCCAAAACATTAAGAATTTTAAATCTCAACGCTGGCAGAGTCTCCTGAACTTCAACAG TCAGAGACGACTGCTGCTCACTGGCACTCCCCTGCAGAACTCATTGATGGAGCTCTGGTCACTCATGCATTTCCTGATGCCTCACGTCTTCCAATCTCACCGTGAGTTTAAGGAATGGTTCTCCAATCCTTTGACGGGCATGATCGAAGGGAGTCAAGAGTACAACGAGGGTCTGGTGCGCAGATTGCATAAG GTGTTGCGCCCCTTCCTCTTGCGCAGGATTAAGCTGGAT GTGGAGAAGCAAATGCCCAAGAAATATGAGCATGTCATCTACTGCCGGCTGTCCAAACGTCAGCGATTCCTATATGATGACTTCATGGCACAAGCAGCGTGA